A genomic region of Thunnus maccoyii chromosome 13, fThuMac1.1, whole genome shotgun sequence contains the following coding sequences:
- the LOC121910268 gene encoding olfactory receptor 1-like translates to MSPEEKAATIFNATFVRPAKFYISGFSNIPHVEYYYVFLCFVYIMTVLGNVLLLSVIYLVETLHTPKYMIVSNLAVTDLCGSTALIPKLLDTFLFDNRYIVYEACLSYMFFVLFFGSVQSWTLVTMAYDRFIAISFPLRYHIIVTKPAITAMLLFVWVFLLSLVAFTVGLIDRLSFCRSLVIKSFFCDHGPVYYLACNDTSLNNIMAYVAFIIILCIPLILIGITYVCIAIALSRIASGEERLKALKTCTSHLIIVAIFFLPLVGINIAAVASDIHPNARIINSSLTHTLPALLNPIVYSLKTEEVLNSVKKVFKRNKLHNTTSSRKVNSLSVLN, encoded by the coding sequence ATGAGTCCTGAAGAGAAAGCTGCCACCATATTTAATGCCACATTTGTTCGCCCTGCAAAATTCTATATTAGTGGATTTTCTAACATTCCTCATGTTGAGTATTACTATGtattcctgtgttttgtttatataatgACTGTTCTTGGGAatgttcttctcctctctgttatCTACCTGGTCGAGACTCTTCATACTCCTAAATACATGATTGTGTCCAACCTGGCTGTGACAGATTTGTGTGGCAGCACTGCTCTTATTCCAAAACTCttagacacatttttgtttgataacaggTACATTGTCTATGAGGCTTGCTTGAGTTAtatgttctttgttttattctttggaAGTGTACAATCATGGACACTTGTCACTATGGCATATGACAGATTTATAGCAATTTCTTTTCCTTTAAGGTATCATATTATTGTGACTAAACCAGCTATTACTGCAATGCTGCTGTTTGTATGGGTTTTTTTATTGAGTCTTGTAGCATTTACTGTTGGGCTTATTGATCGCCTGTCTTTCTGTAGATCTTTGGTGATAAAGAGCTTTTTCTGTGATCATGGGCCAGTATATTATCTGGCCTGTAATGACACTTCTTTAAATAACATAATGGCATATGTTGCTTTCATTATAATCCTCTGTATTCCTCTTATACTAATAGGAATCACATATGTTTGCATTGCCATAGCACTGAGCAGGATTGCATCAGGAGAGGAGCGACTCAAAGCTTTAAAAACTTGTACTTCTCACCTGATCATTGTGGCTATTTTCTTCCTACCACTTGTGGGCATCAACATAGCTGCAGTGGCCTCCGACATCCATCCTAACGCCAGGATAATAAACTCATCGTTGACACACACATTACCAGCTTTGCTTAATCCTATTGTGTACTCTTTAAAGACAGAAGAGGTGCTGAACTCTGTAAAGAAGGTTTTCAAAAGAAACAAGCTTCACAACACAACCTCATCCAGAAAGGTGAACTCTTTATCAGTGCTGAATTGA